The region ACATCGATCTCTCTGCCCTCGGTGGCGTGCTGGCCGTAGATCGAGTCGTGGCGTAACGTCCGCGACAGCACGGACGCGACCACGCAGGCGACCAGCAGGCCGGGCAGTAAAAGATACTGCCCGGTCATTTCACAGACCATCAGCGCCGACATAATGGGCGCATGCGTGGTCGCGGCGAGTAGCGTAGCCATCCCCGCCAGCCCCAGCAAAATTGCCGTTTCAGAACCCGGCAGCCACAGTGCGAAAAGCTGCGCGAACAGCATTCCCGTCGCCATACCGACAAACAGCGTAGGCGTAAAAACCCCTCCCGGCGCACCCGATCCGCTGCTCGCCAGCACCGCCAGCAGCTTACAGATGAACACCCCGGCAATCACCGAAAGCAGCGGCGGCGCGAGCAGAAAAGCCTGAACCACGCTGTAGCCATTCCCCCACACCTTCGGCGTGAGGAGAGACAGCAGCCCGACGATCGCACCGCCCAGCGCCAGCTGCCACGGCGGCGAAAGCTTGAGGCGCAGGAAAAGCCCGTGGCTGAAGTCCATCAGCCACATTAGCAGCGGTCCGCAAAGGCCCGCCAGCAGGCCCATCGCGACGAGAAGAGCATAATCGGCCGCGGTGAGGATGCCGCTCAGATGGACCGCGTAGAGCGTACCCGCGCCCGGTGCCAGGAGCTGAGTGGTGAGAAGCGCCACCACCGCTGCGATAACCACGGGGCCGAGCGAGGCCAGCA is a window of Enterobacter cloacae complex sp. ECNIH7 DNA encoding:
- the clcB gene encoding voltage-gated ClC-type chloride channel ClcB — encoded protein: MQRLHTYPDIRAMFRRLLIATVTGVLAALAVAVFRHSMYLLEWLLLSNDSGSLVNAAASLSPWRRALTPALGGLAAGLLLWGWQRLTAQRPHAPTDYMEALETGDGQFDFGASLVKSLASLLVVASGSAIGREGAMILLAALAASLFARCFTPKSEWKLWIACGAAAGMASAYHAPLAGSLFIAEILFGTLMLASLGPVVIAAVVALLTTQLLAPGAGTLYAVHLSGILTAADYALLVAMGLLAGLCGPLLMWLMDFSHGLFLRLKLSPPWQLALGGAIVGLLSLLTPKVWGNGYSVVQAFLLAPPLLSVIAGVFICKLLAVLASSGSGAPGGVFTPTLFVGMATGMLFAQLFALWLPGSETAILLGLAGMATLLAATTHAPIMSALMVCEMTGQYLLLPGLLVACVVASVLSRTLRHDSIYGQHATEGREIDVLR